The following are encoded in a window of Danio aesculapii chromosome 12, fDanAes4.1, whole genome shotgun sequence genomic DNA:
- the csdc2a gene encoding cold shock domain-containing protein C2a, whose translation MADSESTSTSDGKLHCPHTPLSLSLPFLREGSGLLERKPPQTGEPLSPLPTKRTRTYSASVRAKSGPVYKGVCKNFSRSQGHGFIRPSHGGEDIFVHISDIEGEYVPMEGDEVTYKVCPVPPKNIKFQAVEVVITNLSSGRKHETWSGQVISS comes from the exons ATGGCTGATTCAGAAAGCACATCAACGTCTGATGGAAAGCTGCACTGCCCACACACACCTCTCTCACTTTCATTACCTTTCCTGAGGGAAGGCAGTGGTCTTCTGGAGAGGAAACCTCCTCAGACGGGGGAACCTCTGAGTCCACTGCCAACCAAACGCACACGCACATATTCAGC ATCGGTGAGAGCCAAATCTGGACCCGTTTACAAGGGCGTTTGCAAGAACTTTTCAAGGTCCCAAGGTCATGGATTCATTCGGCCCTCCCATGGAGGAGAAGACATATTTGTCCACATCTCAGA TATTGAGGGTGAATATGTCCCTATGGAGGGGGATGAGGTGACCTACAAAGTGTGTCCTGTTCCTCCCAAAAACATAAAGTTCCAAGCAGTCGAGGTGGTCATCACCAACCTGTCTTCCGGAAGGAAACACGAGACCTGGTCTGGGCAAGTGATCAGCTCATAG